The Planctomycetaceae bacterium DNA segment AGGACCGTGCATTCGGTGGCTGGCATGGCGTCACTTTGTTGTGAAGGATTCGGTCGCCGTTCGGTCTGATGGCGGCGTCAAGCAGTTCGGGAGTCAGATTGTTAAGAGCGATCTGGGCGGCTTTCTGTTCGGCTTCCTTCTTGCTGCGACCCACCGCCGGTTCAAAGCGCGTTCCCGGCGACTTCGGCGGCGACCAGAAATTCGCGAGCATGATCCGGGCCGCGCTGGTCGACCATAACGTAGTTCGGCGTGACGTTTCCGACACGCTGAGTTTCCTCCTGCAGCAGACTTTTGTAGTTCTCCGCTTCACCGGCACTGCAGTTTCGGAGTTCCGGTGCGTACGCCCACAGGATGAAACGTCGCGCGGCATCCAGTCCGCCGTCGAGATAGATCCCGGCGATGAGTGCTTCCGTCGTCGCTGCTTTGACGGAATCCGGAATTCGTCGAAGGCCGCGACCCACAAAGATCAGTTCCTGCAGTTGCAGCCGATCGGCCACGGCCGCACACGTCGAACGGCTGACCAGATGCGACTTCTGCTGAGTCAACTGCCCTTCCCGGCGATCGGGGAATTCCTGAAACAGGTGCTCGCAAATGACAATGCCCAAAACGGAATCGCCGAGGAATTCAAGCCGCTCATTGCAGTCAAGGCGA contains these protein-coding regions:
- the rnc gene encoding ribonuclease III, whose protein sequence is MTESIEWASGADRDLSQVEAALLACQERIDYRFQDRKLLRRCLTHSSCAATRLDCNERLEFLGDSVLGIVICEHLFQEFPDRREGQLTQQKSHLVSRSTCAAVADRLQLQELIFVGRGLRRIPDSVKAATTEALIAGIYLDGGLDAARRFILWAYAPELRNCSAGEAENYKSLLQEETQRVGNVTPNYVMVDQRGPDHAREFLVAAEVAGNAL